CTGTGCGGGAGGCCGGGCGCCGGAGCCTGcatcgtcggcgcgcgggggcgggcgccgggtgcGGGACGCTGGGGGCCAGCCGCGGTAGCCTACGTCGTTGGCGCACGTACGGGGACGGGcgccgggtgcgggacgccgggGCTGACGCACCATGCGAGAGGCGGCGCTGGAGCCGGTGCCTCTGGACGGCGGCGGGGTCGCTCCACGAGGAAGGGGTGGCGGCGGGGTCGCTCGGCGAGGGGTGGATGTCGTCAGGGTCCATCGGCGAGAGGGTGGATGGCGGCGGGGTTGCTCAGCGAGGGGTGGACAGCGGCGGGGTCGCTCGGCGAGGGGCGGATGGCAGATGGCGTCGCTCTGCGAGGGTGCGACGGCGACAGGGTTGCTCCTCGAGGGTCTGGCCAGCCGGGGGCGTGGGCGGCCCGGAGCGTGGCGTGGTCAACTGGCCGGGGGCGCGGTGCGGTAGCCGGGTGCGCGGTGCGGCGGCGTGTGAGTGTGTGCAGCGTGGCGTctgtgtgcgtgtgtgcgtggGCGGAGGGGTGGATATgcgcaagctttgccgagtgcccgagatctagcactcggcaaagcatcagtttgccgagtgtcccaggtagcactcggcaaagcctcggtTTTAGTTTTTTCCCCATTTTTGAAACACTACAGCGCACGGGTGGGCTGTgaaggggtttgccgagtgtcccaggtctggcactcggcaaaactgagATTTGCAGAGTGCCATATattgggcactcgacaaacttattatttcatgcaataCCACATCTTAGCATGTTGTATGTACCACATGTTAGTACCAAACATCACGGTCGGTTATTTTCCTAAACCGGCAATGATATGATATCGTCCTCAAGATCACTGCCAACATTGTCGGCTTGCTTAGCAACCGACAATGATATCCCTTTGATCATTGTTGGCTTATGTATGTACCACCCGCCACTGATTTGATTTTTCCATATGCctatattacaaatgttacaaTAATGTATATGTTACAGTAAAAATGTATATACTACGATAGAAGTTTTGTCATCTCTAGATCTATACTACTCTTATCCTTGGCTTGATCAATGCTGAAAGATACTCTTTTACTCAAGACCTCGTCCATGGCGAAGGATGCTAGCTTGTCTTGTAATTCTTTGATCTCGAAGTCTAATAGCTTTTGGGGTTTTAAGTTTCTCACGTTATCGTTGAAGCAAGATGACATCAAATGCACAAGTGTTAGACAAAACAGTAGTGTGTTTTATTGAATTAACCAATATACATAAAATGAGAAACATACACACCATTTTTATTTCCTTCCATTGTGCTCTCGTTGAGGTACTAATGCATTGCCCACATCACGTAGAACCCGCATTTGTTGTTGGCTATTGACTGTTCTAGGGGTATGTGTTTCCATATAATGAGCCTCGAAATGGTTCTTCCTGTGCCTGTCTATATTTTTCTTGACTCAGCGTGACACTATAAAGTGTGAAAGGCGGTGAAATTAGAATGTGCTATGTGATTAGAAAATTATATGTTACCTAGCTTCACTTACttacttagcaccatgagtaggtcATTGATCTGAGAAAGTTCCCTTCGATCTCTTCGAGTCGCACACCTCGACATGTGATTGTGCAAGTTTGATATCTATGAGGATGTATTGGAAACTGCACTCACAAAACTTCCAATGCTAATCAGGCCTAGTTAACAAATAtccttaaaaaaaaaaagaagcaccTAGCTAGGCTCATATATGGGGCAACTCGgtaaacttattatttcatgcaatgCAACATCTTAACATGTTGTATGTACCACATGTTAATACCAAACGGATCCAGAAATAtatcaaatcttaacatggagtaccacattttgtatgtggagagtagaaaaagtttcaaggtgaggagtgaaaaaaacttattatttcatgcagttatagctcaaattcaatgtatatcaattaaaatgctataattgcacttagcaaattaaaattatcgaacggatccaaaaatttaccaaaattacacatgaatcaatctatgttctctattgcctatacaaaaagttctgaagtcaaaccccaattcgatcgTCACTTTGAATCCAAATCTTATCGGATCCTTGTCtatgctacgattcttcttctgagatacttcggtttgtaaacatcgtacgtgacagattgTCCGAAACTTTcacaatttttaccatagcctccacgtatgatatcatgaaatTTTGATAAATCTCATAATTtttagactttgtttgcttttttttagaatttaaaaactattcggccacacgttcgtggtcgggtttcgtgaacaagatgttaaaaaattcttttcatttcccagACAAGGCttcaaaatggactcaataacatcaatatcatttttccactcattttattccattatttgaatcacttggagttcaaatttgacttataccaaaaaattcctctaaatgcaataaattaattaaatatatcaaacggatccagaaatataccaaattttaacatgtagtacgacatgttgtatgtggatggtagaaaaagtttggagggcaggagaggaaaaaaagttttggctttgccgagtgttggggAAAAACATTCGGCAAACTTATCATTGTGCCATGTGCCGGGGAAAAACACTCGTCAAAGTTGCACTTTTGCTAACGGCCGGCACACCGTCAGACGGCCGTTGCACCTGCCAGTCACGTGatagtattttgccgagtgttaatttATTGTCGAGTGTCGTATTATTGTTTGCTGAGTGTCTTATattctacactcggcaaatctggttttttaccgagtgtaataTGTATGCCGAGTGTGTTATTcactacactcggcaaactagctctttgccgagtgcccgatagatagcactcggcaaagcaaaaaaaatactcggcatatttactgtttccggtagtgcagGTTCCGCCACAAGGAACCAAATCAACTGATCTATGATCAATTCACATGAATTTTAATTGGAAGTGTAAATTGAATCCTAGAATTAAAGTTTAAAATTAGGCACCCAGTTTGCTCCTACGGTGGATGGTCACTTTTCAACCCAAAGTAAAAAAACTCAATTTCTATCTGTCAAATTTACATGGTACACACACTAGAGACTAGGCTAGAACAAATTTGATCTACATGCATGCAGGCTCCGATGCCGGCCTTTGCATGACCGAACAAAAAGGTTCATAACAAATCCTAACCATTTGCCCGCCCGTCCTGGATCATTTCGCCTGACTGTGCAGATGAGCGAAGACGCCAACCATGGGCGCGGTGTTGTATGTGCACGCCTCCGTCTGCATGTAGTTGCTGCGCCGGTCGCTGAACCTATCGCGGTGGTCCGGACCGCCCACGATGGCGCCGACGACCACGTTCGGGTTGGACCCCGCGCGGCGGAACCAGTGGTCGTACCCCTGCACGCAGCCGATGAACCGGCCGTCGGCGTGGTGCGACACGATGGACGCGCCCCGGTGGTGCACCCGCCGCGGGAACCGCTGCCCGTTCCCGACCATGTAGCTCACGCCGGCCGGGTTGGCGCCAAGGACGTAGTCCGCCTGAGCCCGCGCCAGCGCCTGCAGCTCGCCGGCGCGCACTGGCCCATCGGGGCACTGGAGCGTGGAAGCTCCGGAGGCGGTGAGGTAGCGGGAGTAGACGGTGAGGAGGAAGGCAGCGTTGGTGACGTACTGCATGTTGTTCCACTGCCGGACGTAGAGCATGCCGCCGGCCGTGCGGTTCACGTTGCCGGCGGCGCCGTTCTTGCCGAGGCACGCGCAGAGGTAGTGCTCCGCCTTGGACTGGTATTCCTCCAGCGTCGTGCGGTGCTCCGGCCGGTGGCTCCCTTCTAGTAGCAGCTGAAAATGTAAGGCATGGCACACGTTAGAACGTGGTCGAtctgacttttttttttgttgaacatATATATATGATCAAGTGTGTCTGCTACATGCCATTCGTGACTGGACATACTAGCAGGCACGTCTGTTGTTAGCTATATGGGAATCTGGGCTGCGATGTTTAATGTGTTGCATTATTCTCTTCACGTTAAACGTaccctaagactatctccaacaataaCACCCAAAATATAAGACTCATTCAACGTTTAGGTAACGCTATAGTCAAAGGGTTAAATACATATTCGACATcctctccaacaacaagatccaaaagaaaatcctttctgtaaatgggtttCCAGGAAAGAGGATATTCATATTTGGGCtgtgcctctcaggcaacctAAAATGGGTCTCCCGTATAAATAGTCTGTTGGAGACTAATTTTGGATCTCCTGTTACCCATTTTAGATTTAGCTGCCCATACGGATCAcatgttggagacagtctaactaGCTAACGACAGCAGTGATCAACAAGCAAGGTCACTGTATAGTACCTTGGCGGCGAGGATCTGGAGACCGGCGTATTTGACGTCCCAGCTGAACTCGTTTATGGCCCAGCTCGTGCCGCCAAACTCgtcggccatggccacggcgTAGTCAAGGTACTCTGTCCTCATCGTGGCGCGGTGCAGCCAGAGCGCCGCCCACAGCATCTCGTCGCCGTACCCGCTCACCGACGCGTAGTAGCGGCGCACCTCGCTGACGCTGCTGTCGTACTTGCCCCTGTACTTGTCCCCGAACTCGAACAGCTGCTCggcgtggtggaggaggaggtgcgaGTAGTGCGGGTTCGAGCGGCGGAACACGATGGAggccacggccatggcggcggtggtctCGCCGACGATGTCAGAGCCGGGGTTGTCGCGGTCGACCTTGTACGCCTGCCGCGACGTGGTCATGTCCTCGGGCCGCTGCCAGCAGTAGTGGTCGGTGTCGCCGTCGCCGACCTCGGCCCACAGCACGTCCGGCTGGGTGTGCGCCTTGATGAAGTAATCGGTGCCCCACTTGATGGCCTCCAGCACGTGGCGCCACTCGCCGGCCGCCGCGATCTCGTCCCGGAACTCCAGGGCGCTCCACGACAGCATGGTGACCGTGAACGCCATCGGCAGGCCGAATTTGACGTTGTCGCCGGCGTCGTAGTACCCGCCCACCAGGTCCACGCCCTGCTGCAGCCCGTCGGCGAGGCCCGAGTGGCCGCGCCACTTCACGCGCTGGTTGTAGGGGAGGTGGCCCGACCGCTGCGCCTCGAAGTAGAGGAGGCTGCTGTGCAGCGCCCTCTTGTAGTTGAAattgccatggccgccgccgccgccggccgccgcaaaCGGGAGCAGCGCGAGCGTGAGCACGGCGCAGTAAGAAGCGATCATCTTGGTCATGCTTCTCGCCGTTGCCACAGACGCTGATCAGAAGGTTTTCTGCGTGCTATAGTTTGTCCGGTCTACTCTTCGATCTGTGCGGGCATCTCAATCATCCTCTCATGCTCCTTTTATAGATGCTGTCCATCCCCTCGCTCTCTCCTAGTTGACTATTATGGCCCTATTCGTTTCTCTTCTAATCTAGCTTGTTTGGCTTTTTTTTTTAactagaacaatgtttttctctcacaataaattagatgaaacagtatttttgtttcttttttcagcaaagcgaatggGCCTATCTGGTCTGACTCAGACCACACCACACCTCTGTTAGCAGTGATTTGGTAGTTAAGCCTGTCTTAATGGCAGGTGATTACAACTGACCATGGGATCTAGGCCCTATTTAGTTACTGCAGtccctcctaaaatttatgtcacatcgaatgtttggacacatgcatagagtattaaatatagactaattacgaaactaattgcacaacttgcgactaatttgctagacaaatcttttaagcctaattagtccataatttgatatcgtagtgctacagtaaacatatgctaatgatagattaattagacttaaaaaatcatctcgcaaattagcctcatctatgtaattggttttgtaattaatctatatttaatgcttcttattaatatctaaacattttatgtgacatgaattttagaagcgactaaagaacTAAACACCCTTCTAGTCTAGTGTAAAGCATGCAGTGGTGGGGCCACACTGTCAGGTAGGTACTGATGCGTGCATCTGCGTGACAGCATGAGTACACACCGTTCGCTTGGATTTGTTTGTCTTATAAGTCATACTGttttagccaacgaacaatatttttctctcatatcaaatcagcCTACAATAtgttcagccatggcttatcagccaaataaaCCCAAATGAATAGGGTGAATGTCTAACTGTTGTCTCTGTTTTCCGGACAGCTGGGTGCGTAGATGGGGAAGACCAATGGGAAGTTTGGGAAGAACGTGCCACCGGTGCTCGGTAGGTGGTAGGGTTGACTTGCATCTGCAGGCCTTGCATGGCTGGACACATTTCTTTAGTcctgatatatagatagaattcaTTGGGTCAAATATGTTTATGTACATGTAGCCTACAGCAACAGAGCTGAGCTCGTTCATCTGTTGATCAACACGTGTCCAGTTTGGGGGAGCCTTTTGCTTTGCATAAGCACTTAAAACACTAGGtgaaaacggtttgtagcaatgggataattttttttaggggcggctggtgatgaagCCGTCCATACAGTGATTGATCGGGATCcatgagaccagccgcccctataaatgaagAGAAAATTACCTACATGGCCCTCTTAAAACTCAGGCTTCCTTTCTTGGCCTTGAAAATTTTCAACTTACCTATTTGGCCTCCAATCCAATTTTCGATTCCTTGTATGGCCTTCCCGTCAGTTCTGTTTGAGGGCACCGTGAAGTCCCACTGAAGACTAATGCGAAATGACATGATTACCCTTCACTGCATCTCCTTTTCTCCCAGTAAGCACGACTCAGACCGGATCGGGAATCATCAGACCGGATCGGGAAAAAGCTCGCCCCTGCGGCTTGCGAGGCAGCGGCGTGCGGATGGAGGTGGAGTCGGCGCAGGCGGAGGAGCCTCCAGCGGCTTGCGAGGCAGCGGCGGAGGCCATCCCGCGCGTCCCTGCGCCCCTGCGGACCAGGCCGCGCTCACCCCTGCGGACCGCGCGAGCGGGGTCGCgtcccccggcggcggcggctgggccaGCGCAGCGTCGGCGCTCCTCGACTGTGGCTGGGCCGGCGCTCGCCCAGGCGGAGGCAGGAGCGGCGTCGCGCTCCTCGGCAGGGGTTGTGCCGGCTCTCGCCCAGGCCTGCTCCGCGCGGCGTTCCCTGGCGGTGGGGCGAGCCGCGCACGCCCAGGTGGCCGGTGCTCCCGTGCGCGCCCAGGCGGCCGGGCCAGCCGCGCGCACCGAGGCGGCAGGGCGAGCCACGCGCACCGAGGCAGCGGGCGCTCTCACGTGCGCCCAGGCGGCCGGACCTTCCGCGCGCGCCCAGCCAGCAGGGCGAGCCGCGCGCGTCGAGGCAGCGGGGCCAGCTGCTCGGCACCAAGCGACGGGTGCTGCCCATGGTTTAGGCGACGCCGGTTCGGGCTCTGCAGCAACCGTCACCAATGGTGTAGCTCTCGATGAACTGCAAGTAGTGGAGACTGATTGGCTCGACGGGTGAGTCCATCTTTTTTTTGTTCAACTGCAGTACTAGACATGTATTTGTAGATCTTGTTTGCGTTACTTAGGTTTCTTGTTGAAATAGCAGAtttgatccaaattcaagtttcTTGTTGAAAATTAAATTGTTGGGCAACAGAAAGAAGTGCAGAAAGGATATTAAATGTTTTAGCTTTGAGATGGTTGTGGATTCGGACTTGACAAATTATAAGGATCTTGTTGAATCAGTGGTAGAAAGGTATCCACCAGGTTATTTGGAAGTTGCCCATGTTCAATATTATGATGAAGTTCTAAAAAGCTTCCCAGAAATAACATCTGACCAACAATTGATGACTATGTTTAGTAAGCACTCTAAGAgcaagattatcatcatgttcattgcATATTGTGGTCCTTCTGATGCTTTTGAGCCAATCTCTGAGTGGGATTTTAATGATGAAAGACAGCTTGACAACAACATAGAGGCAGTGGACACCAACACAGATCCATTTGAGGATGATTACCTTAAAAATCCACTACCACAGAACGAACATGTAGGTGTTGATGAGGAGATTATGTACTTGGAGAATGAACCCGTTAATGGTCTAGCAGTTGTGCCTTCTTCTGATAAAGGAAAGAGAGACTCGGCCTATGTCCCTAATGATAGTGAGGGTGGAGATGTGTCCCTTGATGATAGTGAGGGTGAGGATGTGTCAGATGAGTTACCATGTGAAGAGGAGTTGCCATATGATGAGGAAAACTATGCTCCAAATGTAGAATATGATACAGAGGATCCTTCGATGGTAGTAGGCTCGACTTATGATAGCATGCCAGAGTTTAGAGTGGCTATTTCTCAACATGCAATAAAACATGAATTTGAGTTCAACATTGCAAAGAGTGCACCAAATCGGTTTCGAGCATATTGTTCGCGGAGGGACTTAGATAATTGTCCATGGTGGATATTTGCATCTACCACTCAAGACGAATGCACTGTGCAGGTAATTGTATAATCTTTTATGCTGTTTTTTTTACTTTTATGCTATCTTTTTCTGACTTTGTGTTTCTCTTTTGTAGGTGAAAAGAAATCCTTGTGCCCATGCTTGTTCTAGTACAAGAAGGAAAAAGAACCACAAAAATGCAACCAGACATTGGATATGTGCAAAAGTGAaggactaatgagattttcaTTGGAGCAGTACATTTTGAACCGTGGAGGAGCCAGGATGAAGCAGCAGTTTGCACTTAGATTAGGATGCTGGAAGGGAAACTTCATTTTTTCCCTTTCTCTACTCGTCTTTTGTAGGAAACTCCTGAACTTACTGTTTTGTTTCCTGTACTATAATGAAAAGGCAGAGCACCTGCCGTTGTTCCTAAAAAAACATGTTAAGTGTCTTGTATTCTTGCTGTGATAATCTGGTCATAAAAATTTTTGGTTCCTTGTGGGTAATATAATCTTTAATTGCAGATGAATGGAATATATTTGGCCATAATTCAGAGTGGATTTAATATAATCTTTAATGTGCAAACTGAATTTATATGTGCAATTGGCTCCATGTCTGGAAAAAAATGCGTGCTAATGCTGTAGTTATGATGTGTTCTAAAATTATGTGCAAGAAGTGAAAATAATGCTCaaaatgaaacatatgcaatttacaagaatCTAC
This DNA window, taken from Miscanthus floridulus cultivar M001 chromosome 13, ASM1932011v1, whole genome shotgun sequence, encodes the following:
- the LOC136499887 gene encoding endoglucanase 21-like, yielding MIASYCAVLTLALLPFAAAGGGGGHGNFNYKRALHSSLLYFEAQRSGHLPYNQRVKWRGHSGLADGLQQGVDLVGGYYDAGDNVKFGLPMAFTVTMLSWSALEFRDEIAAAGEWRHVLEAIKWGTDYFIKAHTQPDVLWAEVGDGDTDHYCWQRPEDMTTSRQAYKVDRDNPGSDIVGETTAAMAVASIVFRRSNPHYSHLLLHHAEQLFEFGDKYRGKYDSSVSEVRRYYASVSGYGDEMLWAALWLHRATMRTEYLDYAVAMADEFGGTSWAINEFSWDVKYAGLQILAAKLLLEGSHRPEHRTTLEEYQSKAEHYLCACLGKNGAAGNVNRTAGGMLYVRQWNNMQYVTNAAFLLTVYSRYLTASGASTLQCPDGPVRAGELQALARAQADYVLGANPAGVSYMVGNGQRFPRRVHHRGASIVSHHADGRFIGCVQGYDHWFRRAGSNPNVVVGAIVGGPDHRDRFSDRRSNYMQTEACTYNTAPMVGVFAHLHSQAK